One genomic segment of Hemiscyllium ocellatum isolate sHemOce1 chromosome 49, sHemOce1.pat.X.cur, whole genome shotgun sequence includes these proteins:
- the LOC132837298 gene encoding late histone H2B.L4-like has translation MADEKKTQQTSKKGAKKIIKKAPAKGGRRRKRSRRESYSIYIYKVMKQVHPDTGISSKAMSIMNSFVNDIFERIAGEASRLAHYNKRSTISSREIQTAVRLLLPGELAKHAVSEGTKAVTKYTSSK, from the coding sequence ATGGCTGATGAGAAGAAAACACAGCAAACCTCCAAGAAGGGCGCGAAGAAAATCATTAAGAAGGCGCCAGCAAAGGGTGGCAGGAGGCGGAAAAGATCCAGGAGAGAAAGTTACTCCATCTACATCTACAAAGTGATGAAGCAGGTTCACCCCGACACCGGCATCTCTTCCAAGGCCATGAGCATCATGAACTCGTTCGTCAACGATATTTTCGAGCGCATCGCGGGGGAGGCTTCCCGCCTGGCCCATTACAACAAGCGCAGCACCATCAGCTCCCGGGAGATCCAGACCGCCGTGCGGCTGCTGCTGCCAGGGGAGCTGGCCAAGCACGCCGTGTCGGAGGGCACAAAGGCGGTGACCAAGTACACCAGCTCCAAGTGA
- the LOC132837386 gene encoding late histone H2A.L3-like: MSGRGKGSGKGRAKAKSRSSRAGLQFPVGRVHRLLRKGNYAERVGAGAPVYLAAVLEYLTAEILELAGNAARDNKKTRIIPRHLQLAVRNDEELNKLLGGVTIAQGGVLPNIQAVLLPKKTSAAGSAKK, encoded by the coding sequence ATGTCTGGAAGaggaaagggcagtgggaaaggtCGCGCTAAGGCGAAGTCTCGGTCGTCCCGGGCTGGCCTGCAGTTCCCGGTGGGCCGTGTTCACAGGCTCCTGAGAAAGGGCAACTATGCTGAGCGTGTGGGTGCCGGAGCGCCGGTCTATCTGGCTGCGGTGCTGGAGTATCTGACGGCTGAAATCCTGGAGCTGGCCGGCAACGCGGCCCGGGACAACAAGAAGACCCGCATCATCCCCAGGCACCTGCAGCTGGCCGTGCGCAACGACGAGGAGCTCAACAAGCTGCTGGGAGGGGTGACTATCGCTCAGGGCGGGGTGCTGCCTAATATCCAGGCCGTGCTGCTGCCCAAGAAAACTTCCGCTGCTGGATCTGCTAAAAAGTGA